The following proteins are co-located in the Desulfurococcus amylolyticus Z-533 genome:
- a CDS encoding ABC transporter ATP-binding protein — MTRVKLEGVSKYYGNVVAVEDVNIEIQHGEFFAILGPSGCGKTTTLRIIAGFETPDKGRVYFDDEDITFVKPYKRNTSMVFQNYALWPHMTVFENVAYGLKLRKKELGLTDEDIRKMVKEALGLVKLSGMENRYPLQLSGGQQQRVALARALVVKPRVLLLDEPLSNLDAKLRIEMREELKRLQRSLNLTTIYVTHDQVEAMSLSDRMAVMNKGKVIQVGSPQELYFRPHSLFIADFLGRSSIYPGELVAHSKDYVEVRLEDADIVVRGVSPFEKLPSKVSVVIRPEVIRLGSSGSSGDTVVKGIVDFAMFLGEKIEARIKIGKLPLLAYLPNTVGVSAGSEIELVLPWRNIIVLPSE, encoded by the coding sequence TTGACACGGGTTAAACTTGAAGGTGTTTCAAAATACTATGGAAACGTGGTAGCAGTTGAAGATGTCAACATTGAAATACAGCACGGTGAATTCTTCGCGATCCTAGGGCCCAGCGGGTGCGGTAAAACCACTACTCTTAGAATAATAGCCGGCTTTGAAACACCTGATAAGGGAAGGGTTTATTTTGACGATGAAGACATCACCTTTGTAAAGCCATATAAAAGAAATACCTCAATGGTCTTCCAAAACTACGCCCTATGGCCCCACATGACGGTGTTCGAGAACGTGGCTTATGGATTAAAGCTTAGGAAGAAGGAGCTTGGATTAACTGATGAAGATATACGGAAGATGGTTAAGGAGGCTCTTGGACTAGTAAAGCTCTCGGGAATGGAGAATAGATACCCACTACAACTCTCGGGTGGGCAGCAACAGAGGGTAGCACTTGCAAGAGCCCTGGTTGTTAAACCCAGGGTACTCCTCTTAGACGAACCCCTGAGTAACCTGGATGCAAAACTCAGGATCGAGATGAGAGAAGAATTAAAGAGGTTACAGAGGAGCTTGAATTTAACCACCATATATGTCACACATGATCAAGTAGAGGCAATGAGCCTTAGTGATAGGATGGCTGTAATGAATAAGGGAAAGGTGATACAAGTCGGCTCGCCGCAGGAGTTGTACTTTAGGCCTCACAGCCTCTTTATAGCTGATTTCCTAGGTAGGAGCAGTATTTATCCAGGCGAGTTAGTGGCACATAGCAAGGACTATGTGGAAGTAAGGCTTGAGGATGCAGACATAGTTGTTCGAGGTGTTTCACCGTTTGAGAAGCTACCGAGCAAGGTATCCGTTGTAATACGTCCAGAAGTGATTCGTTTAGGTAGCAGTGGGTCAAGTGGCGACACCGTGGTTAAGGGCATCGTTGACTTTGCAATGTTCCTCGGTGAGAAGATAGAGGCCAGGATTAAGATAGGGAAGCTGCCCCTGCTGGCATATCTGCCTAATACTGTTGGGGTGAGTGCTGGTAGCGAGATAGAGCTGGTTTTACCGTGGAGAAACATTATTGTTCTTCCATCCGAGTAA
- a CDS encoding YfcE family phosphodiesterase: MAGDTHIPDRAERIHPSIKKQLEYRSPFDYLLFTGDLTSREVIDWLNKLSGRVLIVRGNMDYLPLPRNRIVNIDAWKTGLIHGDGIHPRGDTMGLTRVSIELGVDILVSGHTHSPFIKTGVKRNILLLNPGSLTGVWGGGGGSFKPSYIILETEGFDLHIELHVLEGGSLVIEKYMAKRSDMSWNITRMEEQ; encoded by the coding sequence TTGGCCGGGGATACACATATACCTGATAGAGCCGAAAGAATCCATCCCTCTATTAAAAAACAATTAGAGTACAGGTCCCCCTTCGACTACTTGTTATTCACCGGTGATTTAACTTCAAGAGAGGTTATAGATTGGCTTAACAAACTGAGTGGGAGAGTACTTATTGTAAGAGGTAACATGGATTACCTCCCTCTACCGAGAAACCGTATAGTGAATATAGATGCCTGGAAAACCGGGTTAATTCACGGGGATGGAATTCATCCACGTGGTGATACAATGGGGTTAACCAGGGTCTCAATAGAGCTTGGTGTAGACATATTGGTTTCAGGTCACACTCACTCGCCATTCATTAAGACCGGTGTAAAGAGAAACATACTTCTCCTAAACCCAGGCTCCTTAACCGGTGTATGGGGCGGTGGAGGAGGATCCTTTAAACCATCATACATTATTCTCGAGACCGAAGGCTTTGATCTACATATAGAGTTACATGTATTAGAGGGAGGTAGTTTAGTTATCGAAAAATATATGGCTAAGCGGAGTGACATGAGCTGGAATATTACTCGGATGGAAGAACAATAA
- a CDS encoding DUF211 domain-containing protein, producing the protein MKKVLKRIVLDVLYPVRGVSIIDLAKSIIEISGINSVSITVKEVDVDTQNILVIIEGINIDYDDVRKIIEKEGGVIHSIDQVVAGEKIIEPPEYLLK; encoded by the coding sequence GTGAAGAAGGTGTTGAAGAGAATAGTGCTGGACGTATTATACCCGGTTAGAGGTGTGTCAATAATCGACTTGGCTAAATCTATTATAGAGATAAGTGGTATTAACTCGGTTAGTATTACCGTTAAAGAAGTAGATGTGGATACACAGAACATATTAGTTATAATAGAAGGCATCAACATAGACTATGATGATGTGAGGAAAATCATAGAGAAAGAGGGCGGTGTAATACATAGCATCGATCAGGTAGTTGCAGGGGAAAAAATAATAGAGCCTCCTGAATACCTATTAAAGTGA
- a CDS encoding serine/threonine protein kinase produces MNINILEVLDSLSRQTSVIMVGSKKLVVKEYGREVGLIKWFMVNLSSFSIKMYPFVLNPRSRMEREVAFLKTSTPGFSKPSLYIVDYIGKRIIRGYVEGEKLTYTMPLEVYRLLGELLGRLHCSNWAIGDTKISNFIHSGGEIYIIDAEQAIETRNVEHFIWDLIVLISTLAISCYTNCILNQNTYLDRLQGFIKGYLGSTCIPMETLSNIMLSDDVKILLYLLIPFPLNTATVKTLNNMFSGRNILDE; encoded by the coding sequence TTGAATATAAACATCCTTGAAGTACTGGATAGCCTCTCGAGGCAGACATCAGTTATAATGGTTGGCTCGAAAAAATTAGTTGTCAAAGAATATGGAAGAGAGGTTGGATTAATTAAGTGGTTCATGGTTAACCTATCCTCATTCTCAATAAAAATGTACCCATTTGTCCTGAATCCGAGGAGCCGTATGGAGAGAGAGGTAGCATTTCTGAAAACTAGTACACCAGGCTTTAGTAAGCCTAGTTTATATATAGTGGATTATATAGGTAAGAGGATAATCAGGGGCTATGTAGAGGGCGAAAAGCTAACCTATACAATGCCTTTAGAGGTATACAGACTACTAGGGGAACTCCTAGGGCGATTACACTGTAGCAACTGGGCTATTGGGGATACAAAGATATCTAACTTTATACATAGTGGTGGAGAAATATACATCATTGATGCCGAGCAAGCAATTGAAACCAGGAATGTAGAACACTTTATATGGGATTTGATCGTCTTAATATCAACACTAGCCATAAGCTGTTATACCAACTGTATTTTAAACCAGAATACATACCTGGATAGACTCCAAGGGTTTATCAAGGGATATCTGGGCTCTACATGCATTCCAATGGAAACACTATCCAACATTATGCTGAGTGATGATGTGAAGATATTACTATACCTGTTAATACCCTTCCCATTAAACACTGCTACTGTGAAGACTTTAAACAACATGTTTTCAGGGAGAAACATACTGGATGAATAA
- a CDS encoding ABC transporter substrate-binding protein, whose amino-acid sequence MTHALTKLQALFISVVIIIAVIGVFLGTRTLIPPAITTTTTTTTTTTTTTTTSKPSYPEYPWLDQLKQMTTERNVELIVITRHEQSILSETTKEFLNSPVAKELGIVNIRFLSVSAELWSSYIDNAAKAGRPIDIAWGGGPTLFNTMDSLGYLLPINLSKPEFQAIKYEMDKIPRIIGGAEAYKVDQNGLVRWIGASVSSFGFTANLIRLNQYGLPIPQKWEDLASPVYAKYLPDIPQISTADPTMSTSNTRIFEIILQAKGWDEGWRILTLLAANAIIYSGSSDARDAVIKGDVAIGTTIDFYGYMAQQVNPNCKYIAPQGETIINSDPIAILNTTKHLIHAVAFVAWVLNEYGGQQVWLNTDINRLPVNPYVFNTTQGQNRQDLKQAFQDALNAQSILFNETLSTNWVYSIMYYFKATLVNPHADLQATWARIAQAYLNGKISKEWFDYLSMYISKPLTFTDPVTGKQTNFTLDYAVFINQRLQKDAAVYQSLMSQWEQLARQRYLNALNLLNDALAGKPIPSS is encoded by the coding sequence ATGACTCATGCTCTCACTAAGCTTCAAGCACTATTTATTTCAGTAGTTATCATAATAGCAGTAATAGGGGTATTCCTTGGTACACGAACTCTGATTCCACCAGCTATAACTACCACAACTACAACAACTACGACCACTACCACAACGACTACGACAAGTAAGCCTTCATATCCTGAGTATCCATGGCTGGATCAATTAAAGCAGATGACCACAGAGAGGAATGTAGAGCTAATAGTGATAACAAGGCATGAACAATCCATCCTAAGTGAGACTACAAAGGAGTTCCTGAATTCTCCAGTAGCGAAGGAGCTGGGTATAGTCAATATACGGTTTTTATCTGTGTCAGCTGAATTATGGTCCAGCTATATTGATAACGCTGCCAAGGCAGGTAGGCCAATAGACATAGCATGGGGTGGCGGTCCTACACTATTTAACACTATGGATTCCCTGGGATATCTCCTACCTATTAACCTAAGTAAGCCTGAGTTTCAGGCAATAAAATATGAGATGGATAAGATACCGAGGATTATAGGTGGGGCCGAGGCATACAAGGTTGACCAGAATGGATTAGTACGATGGATCGGGGCTAGTGTAAGTAGCTTCGGCTTCACAGCGAACCTCATACGCTTAAACCAGTATGGATTACCAATACCACAGAAATGGGAGGATCTAGCGAGCCCTGTTTACGCAAAGTACCTGCCCGATATACCACAGATATCTACAGCTGATCCAACCATGAGTACGAGTAACACTAGGATCTTTGAGATAATTTTACAGGCTAAAGGATGGGATGAGGGATGGAGGATTCTTACACTACTAGCTGCAAATGCCATAATATATTCTGGAAGCAGCGATGCCCGCGACGCAGTGATAAAGGGTGATGTAGCTATAGGTACGACAATAGACTTCTACGGTTACATGGCTCAGCAAGTTAATCCTAATTGCAAGTATATAGCACCTCAGGGAGAAACTATAATTAATAGTGATCCAATAGCAATCCTAAACACCACGAAGCACCTGATCCATGCTGTAGCGTTTGTTGCATGGGTACTTAACGAGTATGGCGGGCAACAGGTCTGGCTCAATACTGATATCAATAGGCTGCCAGTGAATCCATACGTCTTCAATACAACACAGGGTCAAAACAGGCAAGACTTAAAGCAAGCCTTCCAGGATGCATTGAATGCGCAGAGTATATTATTCAACGAGACTCTTTCAACAAACTGGGTATACTCAATTATGTACTACTTCAAGGCTACATTAGTGAATCCACATGCCGATCTACAAGCTACATGGGCAAGAATAGCCCAAGCCTATTTGAATGGTAAAATAAGTAAGGAATGGTTCGACTACTTATCCATGTATATATCAAAACCACTCACATTCACGGATCCTGTAACGGGTAAGCAAACCAATTTCACATTGGATTACGCAGTGTTCATTAATCAGAGACTTCAAAAGGATGCAGCGGTGTACCAGTCGTTAATGAGTCAATGGGAGCAGCTGGCTAGGCAGAGGTATCTTAATGCATTAAACCTGTTAAATGACGCATTAGCTGGAAAACCAATCCCTTCTAGCTGA
- a CDS encoding glucodextranase DOMON-like domain-containing protein: MRRLLVIPLLILSLLIVPTILQVARAEPQQPLRTITVAVDLAHGESDKYLNYIMGNLTFVNWKTIPKGTTITNDILNDVDILLIGQPTVAFAPSELDAIYNWINTGHKVLYIAGDSDYGPGPTTIDNVNKVLEYMGAKLRLEQASAYSDPSMNYTYKGTTYPTCAQAYYRMLAFVEPDNIPGLYTWMLDQNITKPILMHGPGAVIWVDDQGNYHDPVKETFPGLIRIAWFHKAYIGDNNPPAPYVYNPIFYGQGAGWFDFIGYAAEYWSDKNVVITVASESLYGDYEPAWASLYYGVPLDGPGFVENLLKWWIKVVIQPSYMAENVLEVSDPTGDDKGQGTILYPTNTVFKPGVFDLVNFKVLQDEDFIYLQVKVGDLGGNPWNGPNGFSLQHVQIYIGTTNKSLPVNTSTFGLHVDLAPGWNYAIIAVPGWGNTPYPDGEISALYGADNKLIVDEYNNTTLFDVYAYTDINIIEVKIAKSLLSDVDNIGSWIWYVFLTSYDGYGELKIRSIQAGDPGEWALGGGDATAILAGVQPKVVDLLAPTDQDQYNMLKSYDASAGKLAVVYGIKGGVIYYPPVTVTVTTTVTTTVTDTVTSTVSTTITTTKTDTSTSTQYVSETVTQPDMTITGIAAVVALIVGLAIGMLLKRK; this comes from the coding sequence ATGCGTAGACTACTTGTTATCCCATTATTAATACTCTCACTACTAATAGTTCCAACTATCCTACAGGTGGCACGGGCTGAACCCCAGCAGCCCCTGAGGACGATCACAGTGGCTGTTGACCTAGCCCATGGCGAGAGTGATAAGTATTTGAATTATATAATGGGGAATCTGACGTTCGTCAACTGGAAGACTATACCTAAAGGAACAACTATAACAAACGATATATTAAATGATGTCGACATACTGCTAATAGGTCAGCCAACAGTCGCGTTTGCCCCGAGTGAATTAGATGCTATATACAACTGGATTAACACCGGTCACAAGGTATTATATATAGCTGGAGATAGCGATTATGGGCCCGGCCCCACTACTATAGATAATGTTAACAAGGTCCTCGAATACATGGGAGCCAAATTAAGGCTCGAACAGGCTTCAGCATACTCCGATCCCTCAATGAACTATACTTATAAGGGGACAACATATCCAACTTGTGCACAGGCATACTATAGAATGCTTGCATTCGTTGAGCCAGATAACATACCCGGCCTCTACACCTGGATGCTGGATCAAAACATTACAAAACCCATATTAATGCATGGACCGGGCGCAGTAATATGGGTTGATGATCAAGGGAACTATCATGATCCCGTTAAAGAGACATTCCCAGGACTTATCAGGATAGCCTGGTTCCATAAAGCCTACATAGGTGATAATAATCCACCAGCACCATACGTATACAATCCTATATTCTATGGCCAGGGGGCAGGGTGGTTCGATTTCATCGGTTATGCAGCTGAGTACTGGAGTGATAAAAACGTTGTTATAACCGTGGCGTCGGAATCTCTCTACGGTGACTACGAACCTGCATGGGCTTCCTTATATTATGGTGTACCATTGGATGGGCCTGGATTCGTTGAAAACTTGTTGAAGTGGTGGATAAAAGTCGTTATACAGCCGAGCTACATGGCTGAGAATGTTCTTGAGGTAAGTGATCCAACTGGTGATGACAAGGGCCAGGGAACCATTCTATATCCTACCAACACTGTGTTTAAACCCGGTGTATTTGACCTAGTTAACTTCAAGGTATTACAGGACGAAGACTTCATATATCTACAGGTAAAGGTCGGGGATCTTGGGGGCAATCCATGGAATGGGCCAAACGGCTTCAGCCTACAACACGTCCAGATCTACATTGGGACAACAAATAAATCACTACCAGTCAATACTTCTACATTTGGCCTACATGTAGATCTCGCGCCAGGCTGGAACTACGCGATAATAGCAGTGCCTGGTTGGGGTAATACACCATATCCGGATGGAGAAATATCAGCCCTATATGGGGCTGATAATAAGCTTATAGTAGATGAATATAACAATACCACATTATTCGATGTCTATGCTTATACTGACATCAATATAATCGAGGTTAAAATAGCAAAGAGCCTCTTAAGTGATGTAGACAACATCGGGAGCTGGATATGGTACGTCTTTCTAACTAGTTACGATGGATACGGTGAATTAAAGATTCGGAGTATACAAGCCGGTGACCCGGGCGAGTGGGCACTGGGAGGCGGTGATGCAACAGCCATACTTGCTGGCGTGCAGCCGAAAGTAGTAGACTTACTAGCTCCAACGGATCAGGATCAATATAATATGTTGAAGAGTTATGATGCGAGCGCTGGAAAGCTTGCTGTGGTTTACGGTATAAAGGGTGGTGTAATATACTATCCTCCTGTAACAGTAACTGTTACCACGACTGTCACTACTACGGTAACTGATACGGTGACATCAACTGTTTCTACAACCATAACAACCACAAAGACCGATACAAGTACGAGTACGCAATACGTATCCGAGACTGTTACCCAGCCAGATATGACTATTACAGGAATAGCTGCAGTGGTAGCTCTAATAGTGGGTCTAGCCATTGGAATGTTATTAAAGAGGAAATAA
- a CDS encoding ABC transporter permease: MSRPNTLLLLTSLLFLTLSVIINNILTADASKMMNQLLILAGIVAGCIMVLKNAYSYEYIKYSFSMSFIVIASLIYLFIILLIDAYGYPLSIAGFLAPLIGVGVSGYIVDKIRESRKRTALIGKGRITLARRIRNTINQLDATMWFFMVFGLAYLVLFMIVPIFFVLLYSFTPPAGGEWWSNFYNVLRTRSYVNLEPIDKSWWKLIEMPSGEKLLVLKGVDYGPVVNSLVIASVVTVFATILGVIVAYVLARYKFPGHMLLRILALIPLFNTPFINAYVVKLIWGPDGPVSALINALFGYKLMIQGLAGVIAAQIVTFFPIVYLNAYNSFINIDPSTEEQAENLGAKGFRLFRTVTLPLALPGIAAGSILVFVFSLEDLGAPIVFNAQSLMSYKIFMGIRSATGIIAPEIAALGIILLLITLVSFLAIRNYVSVRSYAMISRGGRLNPRIRRPGVLGLIIVYLAIFPIVLFAMLPQVGVVLISLGILKPYPGATGIELSIPDNIFIYISKVLSDPSIYRYLVNTLVYAGISVILAVFLATAVGYSVSRLKIKWLANILDALSTSPLAIPGLVLALGYYYFFYMLAEALSPIIPGALTYLMPGSLSFAVWFVFIIAFSVRRLPYVVRSVFAGFQQVHENLEEAAMNLGASRFKVVFGVILPFIIGYILSGALLGFIYMATEVSTSVTFGGMNSDQAPLTYYMAQNIAGAAGQGPMLVAAMGTILIFIQLIVVVIVVYVFKQRYAFIGV; the protein is encoded by the coding sequence TTGAGTAGGCCCAACACACTATTATTACTTACCAGTTTGTTGTTTCTAACGTTATCAGTTATTATTAATAATATTTTAACGGCAGATGCTTCAAAAATGATGAATCAATTATTAATCCTAGCAGGCATAGTAGCTGGGTGTATAATGGTTTTAAAGAATGCCTATAGCTATGAGTATATTAAGTATAGTTTCTCAATGAGTTTCATCGTGATAGCATCCCTCATATACTTATTCATAATATTGTTAATTGACGCTTACGGGTACCCCTTATCAATTGCAGGGTTCCTAGCACCACTTATAGGCGTAGGAGTATCTGGATACATAGTGGATAAGATCCGTGAGTCGAGGAAGAGAACAGCGCTTATTGGTAAGGGAAGAATCACGCTGGCACGTAGAATACGGAATACTATTAACCAGCTTGATGCTACAATGTGGTTCTTCATGGTTTTCGGGCTAGCTTACTTAGTATTATTCATGATTGTACCAATATTCTTCGTGTTATTATATTCTTTTACCCCACCAGCTGGAGGTGAATGGTGGAGCAACTTCTACAACGTGTTAAGGACGCGTAGCTACGTAAACCTTGAGCCAATAGATAAAAGCTGGTGGAAACTAATAGAGATGCCTAGCGGTGAGAAGCTACTGGTTTTGAAGGGTGTCGACTATGGCCCGGTGGTTAATAGCCTGGTTATTGCATCTGTTGTAACGGTTTTTGCCACAATTCTAGGGGTAATAGTAGCATACGTGCTAGCCCGGTACAAGTTCCCAGGGCATATGTTACTCCGTATCCTAGCATTAATACCATTATTTAACACTCCTTTCATCAATGCATATGTGGTTAAATTAATATGGGGACCAGATGGACCTGTTTCAGCCTTGATCAATGCATTGTTCGGGTACAAGTTAATGATCCAGGGATTAGCAGGGGTTATTGCAGCTCAAATAGTGACTTTCTTCCCAATAGTATATCTCAACGCGTATAATAGCTTCATAAACATTGATCCATCAACAGAGGAGCAGGCCGAGAATCTCGGTGCTAAAGGATTCAGGTTATTCAGGACGGTGACCCTGCCTCTCGCTTTGCCAGGTATTGCGGCTGGATCGATATTAGTATTTGTCTTCAGCCTCGAGGACCTAGGGGCACCGATAGTTTTTAATGCTCAGAGTCTCATGAGCTACAAGATATTCATGGGTATACGCTCGGCCACGGGGATTATTGCACCTGAAATAGCTGCGCTCGGCATTATACTACTACTTATAACTCTTGTCTCATTCCTAGCCATTAGAAACTATGTCAGTGTAAGGAGTTATGCGATGATCAGTAGGGGAGGTAGATTAAATCCCAGGATAAGACGCCCTGGAGTATTAGGCTTAATAATAGTGTACCTCGCGATATTTCCTATAGTATTATTCGCCATGCTTCCCCAGGTAGGCGTGGTGCTGATATCGCTTGGAATACTCAAGCCTTATCCAGGCGCCACCGGCATCGAGTTATCCATACCTGATAACATCTTCATATATATTAGCAAAGTATTATCTGATCCCTCCATATATCGTTACCTGGTCAATACCCTGGTATATGCCGGCATCTCAGTGATACTAGCGGTATTCCTGGCTACGGCTGTAGGCTATAGTGTGAGCAGGTTGAAGATAAAGTGGCTTGCAAACATTCTAGATGCATTATCTACTTCTCCTCTAGCGATACCGGGATTAGTGCTGGCTCTTGGCTACTACTATTTCTTCTACATGCTTGCAGAGGCTCTATCCCCGATTATACCAGGGGCTCTAACATACCTAATGCCTGGCAGTCTATCTTTCGCTGTCTGGTTCGTGTTCATCATAGCTTTCAGTGTTAGAAGACTTCCATATGTGGTGAGATCAGTATTCGCGGGTTTCCAGCAGGTTCACGAGAACCTTGAGGAGGCCGCAATGAATCTCGGTGCATCCAGGTTCAAGGTGGTCTTTGGAGTTATACTGCCATTCATAATTGGATATATATTAAGCGGTGCGCTCCTAGGCTTCATATACATGGCTACAGAGGTATCAACAAGTGTAACCTTCGGCGGGATGAACAGTGATCAGGCACCATTAACATACTACATGGCTCAAAACATTGCGGGTGCGGCTGGCCAGGGACCAATGCTTGTAGCTGCCATGGGCACAATACTTATATTCATCCAGTTAATTGTGGTCGTAATAGTAGTATACGTATTTAAACAGAGGTACGCTTTTATAGGAGTATAA
- a CDS encoding metallophosphoesterase family protein, translated as MKTRYYLHYLLLFLIILGSIVYLNTYIAAAETTPAIPSITSNITEIITANMGPVVPVIMSPGESFIIELRPEYSSLSISSAYIWTVKPVSNRLVVYNYTLSISSVGPGIYQATISSEVEDGLYDLSLLAGSTVYNVPRSVWVVKSWPSVIRFVENTDIHFIAGQPNPFTGDINRIAGFTIDNMLSPFFILWLGDEADTAASSEYVMTLAYRYAYLYNIPVLGIPGNHDYASGGTYYMNYLGPTKWFRVIAGKLLIIGIWSPEQGYPSWEDLVFAQQVLQNYSSIPYKMILVHHPPFYYQGELYTRYDDENVLKPYVQGGPSTPLSSYWSSNMTAFRYFLKLVEDYNVTMVLSGHTHRDFFTKYVSTRTNTTTLFLTFTTLSQGSASYDGLSLMEFDLNTGRLDFPLKPPTFIGFQNSTRALALNSIPIGIYPVQNSLGWSNLTFTYMNAVYSDAGYTFRFENNNISWINFSGTMLWSLPWAGNNVNYQVVNVLNNASIKIIDYKIIGGRLFLLFELNLPFQGGLTLRLYTNPDSKPPMISLRRTVPQTPSVNRDVTIYIELSDEGLGIDPGSIVVRLGNNVINYSSMPQRNTYTMSPSTYTEKFNIVTLVITVYVSSNTTVTQPLLIQVADNAGNPANASFNITFVGPMLTTTTTTTTAATTTTTTTTTPPTTTTTTTTTTTTTTAATTTTTTSTTAATTTTTTTTTTTTTTTAATTTTAIPSGEASHLIMLGIAVVVVVVIILLVSLMKSGGK; from the coding sequence TTGAAGACACGATATTACCTGCATTATCTACTATTATTTCTCATAATACTTGGTTCAATAGTATACTTGAATACGTATATTGCGGCTGCTGAGACAACCCCGGCTATACCCTCTATAACAAGTAATATAACCGAGATAATCACCGCTAACATGGGACCAGTTGTACCAGTTATAATGTCACCCGGGGAATCGTTCATCATAGAGCTTAGGCCGGAGTATTCTTCTCTCAGTATCTCCTCAGCGTACATATGGACTGTTAAACCAGTTAGCAACCGGCTTGTAGTCTACAATTACACTTTAAGTATAAGCAGTGTAGGTCCAGGCATATACCAGGCTACTATATCATCAGAAGTTGAGGATGGATTATATGACTTATCTCTTCTAGCAGGCTCAACAGTATACAATGTGCCTAGATCAGTATGGGTGGTGAAGTCCTGGCCTTCAGTGATCAGATTCGTAGAGAACACTGATATACACTTCATAGCAGGCCAACCAAATCCATTTACAGGTGATATTAATCGTATAGCTGGATTTACTATAGATAACATGTTATCACCCTTCTTCATTCTATGGCTCGGCGATGAAGCTGACACTGCTGCTTCATCAGAATATGTGATGACTCTCGCGTACAGGTATGCCTATCTATATAACATACCTGTGTTAGGCATACCCGGGAACCACGATTACGCCTCCGGGGGTACTTATTATATGAATTATCTTGGACCCACGAAGTGGTTTAGAGTAATAGCTGGTAAGCTACTTATAATAGGTATATGGTCACCCGAGCAAGGATACCCATCATGGGAAGACCTAGTATTTGCCCAACAGGTGCTCCAGAATTATAGTAGTATACCCTATAAGATGATATTAGTCCATCATCCGCCATTCTATTATCAGGGCGAACTATACACTAGGTATGATGATGAAAACGTGTTGAAACCATATGTTCAAGGCGGTCCCTCCACACCGTTGAGTAGTTATTGGTCAAGTAACATGACAGCGTTCAGATACTTCTTGAAACTCGTGGAGGACTATAATGTAACAATGGTTTTATCCGGTCACACGCACAGGGACTTCTTCACGAAGTATGTGAGTACTAGGACTAATACGACAACCCTATTCCTCACATTTACAACGTTGTCGCAGGGCTCAGCATCTTATGATGGATTAAGCCTCATGGAGTTCGACTTGAATACTGGTCGATTAGACTTCCCGTTAAAGCCGCCTACATTTATTGGTTTCCAGAACTCTACGAGGGCCCTGGCTTTAAACAGTATACCAATAGGAATATATCCGGTTCAAAATAGCCTTGGATGGAGTAATTTAACGTTTACATATATGAATGCTGTTTACTCCGATGCAGGTTACACGTTTAGATTCGAGAATAATAATATATCATGGATTAACTTCTCTGGCACCATGCTATGGAGCCTGCCATGGGCTGGTAACAATGTAAACTATCAAGTGGTTAACGTCTTGAATAATGCATCCATAAAGATCATTGATTACAAGATCATTGGGGGCAGGCTCTTCCTATTATTCGAGTTAAACCTGCCTTTCCAGGGCGGGTTAACATTAAGGCTGTACACAAATCCTGACTCCAAGCCGCCTATGATATCCCTGAGAAGAACAGTGCCGCAAACACCCTCCGTTAATAGGGATGTGACAATATATATTGAGTTATCTGATGAGGGGTTGGGGATAGATCCGGGTAGTATAGTGGTTAGACTGGGGAACAACGTAATTAATTATAGTAGTATGCCTCAAAGAAATACCTATACAATGAGTCCAAGCACCTACACGGAGAAATTCAACATTGTAACCCTTGTTATAACAGTATATGTCTCCTCTAATACGACGGTGACACAGCCACTGTTAATCCAGGTAGCGGATAATGCTGGAAACCCAGCCAATGCATCATTCAACATTACATTCGTGGGTCCCATGTTGACTACCACAACTACAACAACTACTGCGGCTACAACAACTACGACCACTACCACAACACCTCCTACGACTACAACAACCACCACTACCACAACTACAACAACTACTGCGGCTACAACAACTACGACCACTTCAACTACAGCGGCAACTACCACAACTACAACAACCACTACCACAACGACTACTACTACTGCGGCTACAACAACTACTGCTATACCTTCTGGAGAAGCATCTCACCTTATCATGCTGGGAATAGCTGTGGTTGTTGTAGTGGTCATTATATTATTAGTGTCATTGATGAAGAGTGGTGGAAAATAG